A DNA window from Plasmodium vinckei vinckei genome assembly, chromosome: PVVCY_10 contains the following coding sequences:
- a CDS encoding ribosomal RNA methyltransferase, putative: MGKLSKDRRDIYYRKAKENGYRARSSYKLIQINDKFEIFKLFNPSNYSNSDIGEVINKYNEEYCYNIVDLCAAPGSWSQVLKNICLYNYYNMLYFINKNNNMNNELDDLEHEEFVKNFSLYINFNDSLEKKIDKFLKNNNYQIKEPKLVAVDLQEIGNMNYINIIQGDITKMSTINQILKCMNGNEKEVDPFVDTSKHPCNDESGKYNKMENNLLNKKKEEKKFAYAHAVVSDGAPDITGMNDIDEFIQSQLILSSLKVCCSVLKIGGNFISKIFRGEYTGLLIFHLNKFFEKIYVCKPQSSRNKSLESFLVCLNFGLPKSAITSLFTNTNKLCYDYKNENELRNVHIESINKKDQDWQEDKLDSDIDSPDTEKGNNINITNNVTKKNLDIFNFYCSDSDEDIKYFNSDEEENVNNYLSSNFSSNNKLFSFVATQNYYDSDKSYLLPQNYIRHEPQIMPLQPPYLLSLQNRRKETKKV, translated from the coding sequence atgggAAAACTAAGCAAAGATCGTCGAGACATTTATTATAGGAAGGCAAAGGAAAATGGATATAGAGCTCGAAGctcatataaattaatacaaataaatgacAAGTTCGAAATATTTAAGTTGTTCAATCCAAGCAACTATAGTAATAGTGATATTGGTGAagtaataaacaaatacaaTGAAGAATATTGTTATAATATAGTTGACTTGTGTGCCGCCCCAGGAAGCTGGTCGCAAGtccttaaaaatatttgtttatacaactattataatatgctatattttataaataaaaataataacatgaATAATGAGTTAGATGATTTAGAGCATGAAGAATTTGTAAAGAATTTTtccttatatataaatttcaaTGATTCTttggagaaaaaaattgataaatttttaaaaaataataattatcaaataaaagagCCAAAACTTGTTGCAGTCGATTTACAAGAAATAGGGAAcatgaattatataaatataatacaaggtgatattacaaaaatgtctacaataaatcaaattttaaaatgcaTGAATGGAAATGAGAAGGAAGTTGACCCATTTGTTGATACTTCTAAACATCCATGTAATGACGAAAGtggtaaatataataaaatggaaaataatttattaaataaaaaaaaagaagaaaaaaagtttGCATATGCACATGCAGTTGTAAGTGACGGTGCTCCAGATATTACAGGGATGAATGATATCGATGAATTTATTCAATctcaattaattttatcaagTTTAAAAGTTTGTTGTtctgttttaaaaataggaggaaattttattagtaaaatatttagagGAGAATATACAggtttattaatatttcatttaaataaattttttgaaaaaatttatgtttGTAAACCTCAAAGTAGTAGAAATAAAAGTTTAGAATCATTTCTTGtttgtttaaattttgGTTTACCCAAATCGGCTATCACTTCTTTATTTACAAATACAAACAAGCTGTGCTATGATtacaaaaatgaaaacgAACTTCGAAATGTGCATATAGAGtcaattaataaaaaggaCCAAGATTGGCAAGAAGATAAACTTGATAGCGATATAGATAGCCCAGACACCGAAAAGGGAAacaacataaatataactaATAATGtgacgaaaaaaaatttagacatttttaatttttattgctCAGATAGTGATgaagatataaaatattttaattcagatgaagaagaaaatgttaataattatcTTTCTTCAAATTTCtcatcaaataataaattattttcttttgttgcaacacaaaattattatgattcAGATAAATCGTATTTATTACCCCAAAACTATATTAGACATGAACCTCAAATTATGCCCTTACAACCTCCATACCTTTTATCATTACAAAATAGAAGAAAAGAGACAAAAAAGGTATAG
- a CDS encoding tRNA pseudouridine synthase, putative yields MEESIDGSRNFIIFFSYIGIGFNGSAYQKDNNNTVENKLIERLQQLDLISDSNCSFSRVSRTDKGVSARMNALTIRLKIKYPHLSISIIEKIYLKELNKKLKNIQIVHIQCVPNNFDARLNCIERTYLYFFVNKNYNITRMNEAAKIFLGEHDFSNFCKKRKNTTSFIRTIHKFEIKRIDQNFYYFKIKGTSFLYNQIRHMVASLFLVGKGQLDEHDIKSMLENNSVKNKNYKIADECGLLLHSFKFSDLNFDVKVDNKIFLNSMNKYIQTTILLVSLCYPLKIKEPTDNFFENICDETE; encoded by the exons atggaagaaAGCATCGATGGGTCAcgcaattttattatattcttctCATATATAGGAATAGGATTCAAT ggATCGGCATACCAAAAAGACAACAATAATACAGTTGAAAATAAACTGATAGAAAGACTTCAACAATTAGATTTAATTTCAGACTCAAATTg tTCCTTTTCCCGCGTTTCGAGAACGGACAAAGGGGTCTCTGCTCGCATGAATGCATTAACTATAAGACTAAAAATTAAGTACCCACATTTATCTATATCAAtcattgaaaaaatatatcttaaagagttaaataaaaaattaaaaaatatacaaattgtTCATATTCAATGTGTtccaaataattttgatgcTCG GTTAAACTGTATAGAGAGAACTTATCTCTACTTTTTTGtcaacaaaaattataacattACTAGGATGAATGAGGCtgcaaaaatattt TTAGGTGAACACgatttttctaatttttgcaaaaagagaaaaaacaCCACTTCCTTTAT AAGAACTATTCATAAATTTGAGATTAAAAGGATTGATCAAAACTTTTATtactttaaaataaaagggacatcatttttatacaacCAG ATTAGACATATGGTTGCTTCCCTATTTTTAGTTGGGAAGGGACAGTTGGATGAGCATGACATAAAAAGCATGTTGGAAAATAATTCcgtcaaaaataaaaa CTACAAAATAGCCGATGAGTGCGGGCTGCTACTACATTCGTTCAAGTTTAGTGATCTCAATTTTGATGTTAAAgttgataataaaatatttttaaatagtatGAATAAGTATATACAAACAACCATACTTTTAGTATCCCTTTGTTATCccttaaaaattaaagaaccaactgataatttttttgaaaatatatgtgaTGAGACTGaataa
- a CDS encoding transporter, putative codes for MKKTLMDKPNEYLYEIDCKNLINNKPENIMNENNSKKCNIQNLYIQNKLSGKDQSINIDHHKENKMNGNRNVYTIGENILTNISRSVYKDIIASCDDTKGSEAERSESKSSEYNGGVKKQFNILIDKENAINSILSSTYAGVISRTVTAPLDRIKYIMQITNNLTISEIFDIIKKDGQICGFFRGNCVNIVKIIPELSIKMYSYEFMKVNVYNYYNKNKKNNNESDKLEENIDIPFFIRFLIGSSSGVIAAIFIYPFEIVKTRLIVSNKDGNNGIFKCLYNIYKYEGFRNFYNGLCMHIYGVIFFSGCNMSIYDYLKYKFFAFYKNYIHSNYCMKENNNNKIKNEENTEKDKQNYKDINTNNYYQINKFPYNYNSTKFLNRHEKINQDSHCVYCNHRIKNVNCLSFLFFGITSSFIAQIVSYPFLVLRTRMQTINNEIATNYLNNERKHIKSCSFILYNIRVYGFKSLYRGIYVNLLKTIPATSITWFSYEYAMRKLKSV; via the exons atgaaaaaaacattgaTGGATAAAccaaatgaatatttatatgaaatagattgtaaaaatttaataaataataaacccgaaaatataatgaatgaaaataattctaaaaaatgtaatatccaaaatttatatatacaaaataagtTGTCGGGAAAAGACCAAAGTATAAATATCGACCATCAcaaagaaaacaaaatgaatggTAATAGAAATGTTTATACTATTGGTGAAAACATTTTAACAAACATTAGTCGTAGTGtatataaagatataataGCAAGTTGCGATGATACAAAAGGAAGTGAAGCTGAAAGAAGTGAAAGTAAAAGTAGTGAATATAATGGCGGCGTAAAAAAACAGTTTAACATACTAATAGATAAGGAAAATGCAATAAATAGCATTTTGAGCTCAACCTATGCAGGGGTAATATCCAGAACGGTCACTGCACCTTTAGAtcgaataaaatatataatgcaaataacaaataatttaacaatttctgaaatatttgatattataaaaaaggatgGACAAATTTGTGGATTTTTTAGAGGGAATTGTGTTAATATTGTTAAAATAATTCCTGAACTgtctataaaaatgtattccTATGAATTTATGAAAGtaaatgtttataattattataataaaaataaaaaaaataataatgaatctGATAAActtgaagaaaatatagatataccattttttattcggTTTTTAATTGGAAGTTCAAGTGGTGTTATAGCagctatatttatatatcccTTTGAAATTGTAAAAACTAGACTAATTGTATCAAATAAAGATGGAAATAAtggaatttttaaatgtctatataatatttataaatatgaaggCTTtagaaatttttataatggtttatgtatgcatatatatggtgttatatttttttcaggATGTAACATGAGtatatatgattatttaaaatataaattttttgcgttttataaaaattatattcattcaaattattgtatgaaggaaaataataataataaaattaaaaatgaagaaaatacaGAAAAggataaacaaaattacaaagatataaatactaataattattatcaaataaataaatttccatataattataattcaaCAAAATTTCTAAATCgacatgaaaaaataaatcaagaCTCTCATTGTGTATATTGTAATCAtcgtataaaaaatgtaaattgtctttcctttcttttttttggaatTACAAGCTCATTCATTGCTCAAATTGTAAGCTATCCATTTCTAGTTTTAAGGACAAGAATGCAAACTATTAATAATGAGATTGCGACAAACTATTTAAACAATGAAAGGAAACACATTAAATCTTGCAGCTTCATTTTGTACAACATTCGAGTCTACGGATTTAAGTCCCTCTATCGAG GAATTTACGTGAATTTGCTGAAAACGATCCCCGCAACGTCCATAACCTGGTTCTCGTACGAGTACGCAATGAGGAAATTGAAAAGTGTTTAG